In a genomic window of Cardinium endosymbiont of Culicoides punctatus:
- the ftsA gene encoding cell division protein FtsA: protein MSNIIAGIDIGTSKICVVIGTQSQYDSNKLEVLGMGKATSDGIVRGMIVNIDKAAVSIKQALQAAEEDSGISVNVVNVNIAGKHIASAYHAGSITRDSVEQEITVDDINKLTKDMYRIVTPPGTEMIYAMPQEYTIDYEIVTQDPVGMLGVKLEADFHIITAKTHAIQNIHKCIKKAGVEAEIVMSSCLAASLAVLSDEEKEAGVCLVDFGASIINIVIFFDSIIRYTATIPIGGNIITSDIQKSCMVMERQAELLKIKFGSIQPEALSAKAMVTIPGLRNRSPKEVIISNISKIIKARLEEIIEFIHEEIVFSDFYEKLVAGIVVTGGSGNLPGIQSIMQQITGLETRLGLPDEYLEEESSIHLRNPSYAAAVGLTLAGFKSLDYRQTYYKATQSADLDFSRKNIKKEKKGRFSFTNILTKTKSFLVDDYDDK, encoded by the coding sequence ATGTCAAATATTATCGCTGGTATCGACATAGGCACCAGCAAAATTTGTGTAGTTATAGGAACTCAAAGCCAATATGATAGCAATAAGCTTGAAGTTTTAGGTATGGGCAAGGCTACATCAGACGGTATAGTCCGTGGTATGATTGTCAATATAGATAAAGCTGCTGTTTCTATAAAACAAGCGCTACAAGCTGCAGAAGAAGACTCTGGTATAAGTGTCAATGTAGTCAATGTAAATATTGCAGGCAAACATATTGCAAGTGCCTATCATGCTGGAAGCATTACTAGGGATTCTGTAGAACAGGAGATCACAGTAGATGATATCAACAAGCTTACAAAGGATATGTATCGTATTGTAACGCCTCCTGGAACAGAGATGATCTATGCTATGCCACAAGAATATACCATAGACTATGAAATAGTTACTCAAGACCCAGTAGGTATGCTGGGCGTAAAATTAGAAGCTGATTTCCATATTATTACAGCTAAAACACATGCTATTCAAAATATACATAAGTGTATAAAAAAAGCAGGAGTAGAAGCAGAAATAGTTATGAGTTCTTGTTTAGCGGCTAGCTTGGCTGTACTTAGTGATGAAGAAAAAGAAGCTGGTGTTTGTTTGGTTGACTTTGGTGCAAGCATTATTAATATAGTAATATTTTTTGATTCCATTATTCGATACACAGCTACTATTCCCATAGGCGGAAATATAATTACATCTGATATACAGAAGAGTTGCATGGTTATGGAACGTCAAGCAGAACTACTCAAAATAAAATTTGGCAGTATTCAGCCAGAAGCATTATCTGCCAAAGCTATGGTAACTATTCCAGGCCTGCGCAATCGTTCCCCAAAAGAAGTGATAATAAGCAATATTTCTAAAATTATCAAGGCACGTTTAGAAGAGATCATAGAATTTATCCATGAAGAAATTGTATTTTCAGATTTTTACGAGAAATTAGTTGCTGGAATTGTGGTAACAGGTGGAAGTGGTAACTTGCCAGGGATACAATCCATTATGCAACAAATTACTGGATTAGAAACCCGTTTAGGATTGCCAGATGAATATTTAGAAGAAGAAAGTAGTATACATCTTCGTAATCCAAGTTATGCAGCGGCAGTTGGACTAACCTTGGCAGGTTTTAAATCATTAGATTATAGACAAACATACTATAAGGCTACTCAGTCAGCTGATTTAGATTTTTCCAGAAAAAATATAAAAAAAGAAAAAAAGGGAAGATTTTCTTTTACAAACATACTTACAAAAACAAAATCTTTTTTAGTAGACGACTATGATGATAAATAA
- the ftsZ gene encoding cell division protein FtsZ has translation MKDIRYKFDLPSHHKSIIKVIGVGGGGSNAINNMYKRGIKDVSFIVCNTDVQALQNSPIQNKLQIGAALTSGLGAGANPEVGRNAALESKESIRELLDSETKMLFITAGMGGGTGTGAAPVIASIARKQDILTVGIVTLPFSFEGKKKYLQAQEGINELRKHCDTVLIILNDKIQTTLGNLSISKAFLEADNVLTTAAKSIAEIITVPGYVNVDFEDVKTVMKGAGAAVMGSGEAEGEDRALRAAAMALASPLLDYTDIRGAKKILLSIVSGQTAELQMDELTVITNYIQEQTGNDSEMIFGHGSDSEMTEGIRVTVIATGFNRDQVTDNVRIFDYKKQDVGSMGRSMHNEHTYPLSSQPLINKHKSEMIQKEDAIIFHAPLTKKKGITASNETAPVQLTLPFTKSQDIQPDKEWKYIHRITGNNKYGNKERVWEDFYIKEQLEIPAYLRKKIQLDEIDANMDVNQDQIRYDLEDKLDK, from the coding sequence ATGAAAGATATCAGATATAAATTCGATTTACCATCTCACCATAAATCCATTATAAAAGTCATAGGTGTAGGTGGAGGCGGCAGTAATGCAATTAATAACATGTATAAACGTGGCATTAAAGATGTTTCATTTATAGTATGCAATACAGATGTACAGGCTTTACAAAACAGCCCCATACAAAATAAACTCCAAATTGGCGCAGCACTTACCAGTGGATTAGGAGCTGGTGCAAACCCGGAAGTAGGACGTAATGCTGCATTAGAAAGCAAAGAAAGCATTCGAGAGTTACTTGATAGCGAAACAAAAATGCTTTTTATCACAGCTGGGATGGGTGGTGGCACTGGCACAGGAGCAGCACCTGTTATTGCTAGTATTGCCCGTAAGCAAGATATCCTTACAGTGGGTATTGTTACACTTCCATTTTCCTTTGAAGGGAAAAAAAAGTATTTACAAGCACAAGAGGGGATCAACGAATTACGCAAACATTGCGATACAGTGCTCATTATTTTAAATGACAAAATTCAAACAACATTAGGAAACCTTTCTATTAGCAAAGCATTTTTGGAAGCAGATAACGTACTGACAACTGCTGCTAAGAGTATTGCAGAGATTATTACTGTACCTGGGTATGTGAATGTAGATTTTGAAGATGTAAAAACGGTAATGAAAGGCGCTGGGGCAGCTGTTATGGGCTCTGGTGAAGCAGAAGGTGAAGACCGAGCCTTGCGTGCTGCTGCAATGGCGCTTGCCTCTCCCCTATTAGACTATACAGACATTCGAGGAGCAAAAAAAATACTATTGTCTATTGTATCTGGCCAAACAGCAGAGTTACAAATGGATGAACTCACAGTTATTACCAATTATATACAAGAACAGACTGGTAATGATTCCGAAATGATTTTTGGACATGGATCTGATTCAGAAATGACAGAAGGTATTAGGGTTACAGTTATTGCAACTGGCTTTAATAGAGATCAGGTAACAGACAACGTCCGTATTTTTGACTATAAAAAACAAGATGTTGGTTCTATGGGTAGATCCATGCATAATGAGCATACTTATCCGCTATCCTCCCAACCATTAATCAATAAGCATAAATCCGAAATGATACAAAAAGAGGATGCCATAATTTTTCACGCCCCCCTTACAAAAAAAAAGGGTATAACAGCCTCTAATGAAACCGCACCTGTACAACTAACACTACCCTTTACTAAATCACAAGACATACAGCCTGATAAAGAATGGAAATACATCCACAGGATAACAGGGAATAATAAATATGGTAATAAAGAGCGCGTTTGGGAAGACTTTTATATAAAAGAGCAACTAGAAATACCTGCTTATTTGAGAAAAAAAATCCAGCTTGATGAGATTGATGCCAATATGGATGTTAATCAAGATCAGATTCGCTATGATTTAGAGGATAAATTGGATAAATAG
- a CDS encoding magnesium transporter codes for MKQNKWKLVMKWIKTFFTNLQQKKAPINPDHIPYIQKGDILAKSIPGTLKRNFDKLPLEEQALVFSLLRDEEAQKELFSAMSKSDFLRIFREMPEDGRVDFYHRLNRSELKVFNSFFEIEDRKFVKEFEAITNSPLVGVMNQQFITISHFLTVGEATGILREQEAQDAKKKAMLLQKKPYLVYVVGIDGQLVGVTSVNNLFFRSPQEKIADVLDSNFIFATIDEEQEVVAKRLEEHELISIPILNNERKMVGLLTYDDAIEIIRDEQDKDMEMFVGISSKEEKDEDPSASNYLSISSIVHLKKRIKWILIVFVASVISHIFTHVNSAFFTPYNLIFYISMITDTGGNVGSQAASVVLQALNRGQITLSDWLRILLKEIKIAMMLASVLFCIAIVKIFLIKYIGVEEHQTTYLVMFVVSFSIVIQVICSAVIGASLPLAAKYLKGDPAVAANPVINTVVEFLGTVIYFFVIYWLLPPK; via the coding sequence ATGAAACAAAATAAATGGAAGTTGGTTATGAAGTGGATAAAAACATTTTTTACAAATCTACAACAAAAAAAAGCACCCATTAACCCAGACCATATACCATATATACAAAAAGGGGATATTTTAGCAAAAAGTATTCCTGGAACACTTAAGAGGAATTTTGATAAGCTTCCCCTTGAGGAACAGGCGTTGGTATTTTCATTATTACGTGATGAAGAAGCTCAAAAGGAACTTTTTAGCGCGATGTCTAAGAGCGATTTTTTAAGAATTTTTAGAGAAATGCCCGAAGATGGACGTGTTGATTTTTACCATAGATTAAATAGATCGGAACTTAAAGTTTTTAATTCTTTTTTTGAAATAGAAGATAGAAAATTCGTTAAAGAGTTTGAAGCTATTACAAATAGCCCATTAGTAGGTGTTATGAATCAGCAGTTTATAACGATATCTCATTTCCTGACAGTAGGAGAGGCAACGGGTATACTTCGAGAACAAGAAGCTCAAGATGCAAAAAAGAAGGCCATGTTACTACAGAAGAAGCCTTACCTCGTTTACGTAGTAGGTATCGACGGGCAATTGGTTGGAGTTACTTCTGTAAATAATTTATTCTTTCGCTCGCCTCAAGAGAAAATAGCAGATGTGCTAGATTCAAATTTTATATTTGCTACTATAGATGAAGAACAGGAAGTGGTTGCAAAGAGGCTCGAAGAGCATGAATTGATAAGCATTCCTATTCTAAACAATGAAAGGAAAATGGTAGGTCTTCTAACCTATGATGATGCCATAGAAATTATTAGGGATGAACAAGATAAAGATATGGAGATGTTTGTGGGTATTTCTTCGAAGGAGGAAAAAGACGAAGACCCATCTGCATCAAACTACCTAAGTATTTCTAGCATAGTACATCTCAAAAAAAGAATAAAGTGGATTCTAATAGTATTTGTGGCTAGTGTTATTAGTCACATTTTTACACATGTTAATAGTGCCTTTTTTACACCATATAACCTAATTTTTTACATTAGCATGATTACAGATACAGGTGGGAATGTAGGTAGTCAAGCAGCATCTGTAGTGCTACAAGCACTTAATCGTGGTCAAATTACACTATCAGATTGGCTTAGAATTCTCTTAAAAGAGATAAAAATTGCTATGATGCTTGCATCTGTTTTATTCTGTATAGCTATAGTAAAAATATTTTTGATTAAATACATAGGTGTAGAAGAACATCAAACTACCTATCTCGTCATGTTTGTGGTAAGTTTTAGTATTGTTATACAGGTTATTTGTTCGGCTGTTATAGGAGCTTCCCTTCCATTGGCTGCGAAATACCTTAAGGGGGATCCTGCAGTAGCTGCAAATCCTGTTATTAATACGGTTGTAGAGTTCTTAGGAACGGTAATTTATTTTTTTGTAATCTACTGGTTGCTTCCTCCCAAATAA
- the secDF gene encoding protein translocase subunit SecDF has translation MKSRNIILFLTAVISLLSLYYLSFTFADYRVQRQAEQQAMDSQGKVDFDCTQAYLMEVWKKPVYNLLGVSYTYEEVKERSLKFGLDLQGGMHVTMEIVPSELVKALASYNADPFFLEALTLAQVEQEQSTHMSFSKRFVAAYKKLVPEGDLTGVFITSANKARQYNFSNEQDVIKAIDREIAIALDRSLTILRSRLDKFGASQPNIQQLPGTGRIRIELPGVTNPIRVRKLLEGVAQLRFWEVAEPNEYTSQLEALDNFLVKEEQCALEKTLPKDITQEEKEKQMPKQSIIRRLSKYPFPYGLAYSSEDVPKIENMLSRKEVKILMPKQIVWMWDRKEQTLNDGTKVFHLYPIKQSKEQKPLLEGDIITSAIQSLRDNSNQVIVNMQMNNEGARMWRRITANNMGKHIAITLDDRVYSAPKVNAEIPNGNTEISGNFTVEEAKDLASVLQTGSLPAPLKIVEEAIIGPSLGKIAQNQGIIATMIGLSLVLIFMMIYYAKGGMVANFALLFNLLFILGVLAQIDATLTLPGIAGVVLTIGMSIDANVLIFERIREEIAKQVHIKDAISRGYKKSFSSIIDSNITTFLTGAILYYLGQGQVRGFAIILMIGIISSVFSSVFITRLFFTYFIDAYRTPNFTFSYGGTVPGMFKNIQINFIKHRYRFYAFSLSFIALGAYFFYKNQGLTMGVDFSGGRSYIINFCKPMDSSLLKTALSDKFGEVVEVRTYGSNNVMQITTSYLSNENTPLSNQKVLEKVVTALKELTNNHAQNTEVSSQEEFFNIVSSNKVGATVAQDVQKSAKTAILLALFGIFLYVALRFRKWGFGLAAVFALMHDALAVIAGVCIARAFGINYEINEVFLAAMLTVIGYSINDTVVIFDRIREKVTNMTMDSTVINDSIRETLSRTLITSLTTLLVVAILFLFGGEALRGFAFALLLGIMFGTYSSICIAAPLLVDFGPSSTKNRKQCQK, from the coding sequence ATGAAATCTAGAAACATAATACTTTTTCTGACTGCTGTTATTTCCTTGCTGTCACTTTATTACCTTTCTTTTACTTTTGCGGACTACCGCGTACAACGCCAAGCTGAACAACAGGCTATGGATAGTCAAGGGAAAGTAGATTTTGATTGTACCCAAGCTTATTTAATGGAAGTTTGGAAAAAACCTGTATATAATCTACTTGGCGTTTCATATACCTACGAAGAGGTAAAAGAACGTTCATTGAAATTTGGTTTAGACCTGCAAGGTGGCATGCATGTAACTATGGAAATTGTACCATCTGAGCTTGTAAAAGCATTGGCCTCTTATAATGCAGATCCATTTTTTTTGGAAGCACTTACATTGGCACAGGTGGAACAAGAACAAAGTACACATATGTCATTTTCCAAACGATTTGTGGCAGCTTACAAGAAGCTTGTGCCAGAAGGGGATTTAACAGGTGTTTTTATTACTTCTGCAAATAAAGCTAGACAGTATAATTTTTCCAATGAACAAGATGTCATTAAAGCTATTGACCGAGAGATTGCCATTGCATTAGATCGCTCGCTTACCATTTTACGTTCTAGATTAGATAAGTTTGGTGCTTCACAGCCAAACATTCAACAGTTGCCTGGTACAGGAAGAATTCGTATTGAACTTCCAGGTGTTACAAATCCTATAAGGGTTAGAAAGCTGCTGGAAGGTGTAGCGCAATTACGTTTTTGGGAAGTAGCAGAGCCTAACGAGTATACTTCACAGCTAGAAGCTTTAGATAATTTTCTAGTTAAAGAAGAACAATGTGCATTAGAAAAAACACTTCCAAAAGATATTACCCAAGAGGAAAAAGAGAAACAAATGCCGAAACAATCTATTATTAGGAGACTTTCTAAATATCCATTCCCTTATGGATTAGCCTACAGTAGTGAAGATGTACCTAAAATAGAAAATATGCTTTCTAGAAAAGAAGTGAAGATATTAATGCCTAAACAGATTGTTTGGATGTGGGACAGGAAAGAACAAACGCTCAATGATGGAACAAAAGTATTTCACCTATACCCAATTAAACAATCTAAAGAGCAAAAACCACTTTTAGAAGGTGATATTATTACCAGTGCAATCCAATCTTTACGTGACAATAGTAACCAAGTAATTGTAAACATGCAAATGAACAACGAAGGAGCACGTATGTGGAGAAGAATCACAGCAAATAATATGGGTAAACATATTGCTATAACATTAGATGATCGGGTCTATTCAGCCCCAAAAGTAAATGCAGAGATTCCCAATGGGAACACAGAAATATCTGGTAATTTTACCGTAGAAGAAGCAAAAGATTTAGCCAGTGTATTACAAACAGGTTCCTTACCAGCACCACTTAAAATAGTTGAAGAAGCAATCATAGGTCCAAGTTTGGGGAAAATAGCCCAAAACCAAGGAATTATCGCAACCATGATAGGGCTTAGTCTGGTACTCATTTTTATGATGATCTATTATGCAAAGGGAGGAATGGTAGCTAATTTTGCCCTTTTATTTAACTTGCTTTTTATTCTTGGTGTTTTAGCACAGATTGATGCAACTTTAACCTTACCAGGTATTGCAGGAGTTGTACTGACCATTGGCATGTCTATAGACGCAAATGTGCTTATATTTGAACGAATTCGAGAGGAAATAGCCAAGCAAGTGCATATAAAAGACGCCATTAGTCGTGGCTATAAAAAATCTTTTAGTTCTATTATTGATTCTAATATTACGACATTCCTAACCGGAGCTATATTATATTATCTTGGGCAAGGACAAGTCCGTGGCTTTGCCATTATACTCATGATTGGAATTATTAGCTCTGTTTTTTCTTCTGTTTTTATAACAAGATTATTTTTCACTTACTTTATAGATGCATACCGCACGCCGAATTTTACCTTCTCTTATGGAGGCACAGTTCCTGGTATGTTTAAAAATATACAGATTAATTTCATAAAGCATCGCTATCGTTTTTATGCATTTTCTCTATCTTTTATAGCTTTAGGCGCTTACTTCTTTTATAAGAACCAAGGCCTTACCATGGGAGTAGACTTTTCAGGTGGTCGCTCTTATATTATAAACTTTTGTAAGCCTATGGACTCATCCTTACTCAAAACAGCGTTATCAGACAAGTTTGGAGAGGTAGTAGAAGTGCGCACATATGGATCAAATAATGTAATGCAAATTACTACTAGTTACTTAAGTAACGAAAACACTCCATTGTCCAATCAAAAAGTTCTTGAGAAAGTGGTCACTGCATTAAAAGAGCTAACTAATAATCACGCACAAAATACAGAAGTATCTTCTCAAGAAGAATTTTTCAATATCGTAAGCAGTAATAAAGTGGGGGCTACAGTAGCACAAGATGTTCAAAAAAGTGCAAAAACCGCAATACTACTTGCTTTATTTGGTATTTTTCTTTACGTTGCACTGCGTTTTAGAAAGTGGGGCTTTGGATTAGCTGCTGTATTCGCACTTATGCATGATGCGTTAGCAGTTATTGCTGGAGTTTGTATTGCACGTGCTTTTGGAATTAATTATGAAATAAATGAGGTTTTTTTAGCAGCAATGCTTACTGTTATTGGCTATTCTATTAATGATACCGTAGTCATTTTCGACCGTATAAGAGAAAAGGTAACAAATATGACTATGGATTCAACGGTCATCAATGATTCTATACGAGAAACACTAAGCAGAACCCTTATAACCTCTTTAACTACATTACTTGTTGTTGCTATTCTATTTCTATTTGGAGGAGAAGCATTACGGGGTTTTGCATTTGCATTATTACTAGGTATAATGTTTGGAACTTACTCTTCTATTTGTATAGCAGCTCCTCTATTAGTAGATTTTGGACCTTCTTCTACTAAGAATAGAAAACAGTGCCAGAAATAA
- a CDS encoding MFS transporter has product MILNGLSSMVPNMLIVGFSITLFDTDKTGISAAYLEPASLLGIGCAGVLGGFLFRRFTAYTIGICTVLISGFTLFCLLWYSTVNVRVCTITLFTLACIMSIEHSNGLAFISKQIGASEKPFFFSTFQLFLQFFNVIAPFGAKVIIGKLGFKYLLVFCIFIYMLRTIPWQLFLAVNPATKASNIHPLGILTGFKEIASSPGLLRMTSFRMINHIATVSYIISLPILVAKIADGNSQVNADLHSCSLSIINLGFILSGIVGSWMLNKKPGFVILFLYISPIFVVSAAVMAFYSIQPLYLQCTALIYGMGLYFFRTANSIIGQALTKKEKLAHVILAGDAVVKSIAYGIGALVPSCIMLQPIWDIAPPFVGCVLCSLFSLRMTGPIVKLYLRSLSNKNSSTT; this is encoded by the coding sequence ATGATTTTAAATGGACTTAGCTCCATGGTACCTAATATGTTAATAGTTGGATTTTCAATAACACTGTTTGATACAGACAAAACTGGAATTTCTGCAGCTTATTTAGAACCAGCCAGTTTATTAGGAATAGGTTGTGCTGGTGTATTGGGAGGTTTTTTATTTAGGCGTTTCACCGCCTACACAATAGGTATATGTACGGTCTTGATTTCAGGATTTACTTTATTTTGTTTATTGTGGTACAGTACAGTTAATGTACGTGTTTGTACAATTACATTATTTACGCTTGCTTGTATTATGAGTATAGAACACTCCAATGGACTTGCCTTTATTAGTAAGCAAATCGGAGCTAGTGAAAAACCTTTTTTTTTCTCTACCTTCCAATTGTTCTTACAGTTCTTTAATGTTATAGCTCCTTTCGGTGCCAAAGTAATCATAGGTAAGTTAGGTTTCAAGTACCTTTTAGTTTTTTGTATTTTTATTTATATGCTAAGAACCATACCATGGCAGTTATTTCTAGCTGTAAACCCTGCTACTAAAGCGTCAAATATACATCCGCTTGGTATTCTAACTGGTTTTAAAGAAATAGCTAGCAGCCCAGGTCTTTTACGTATGACCAGTTTTCGTATGATCAATCATATAGCAACCGTATCATATATCATTAGTTTGCCTATTTTAGTTGCAAAAATTGCTGATGGTAATAGCCAAGTCAATGCAGATTTACATAGTTGTAGTTTAAGTATTATAAACTTAGGATTTATACTAAGTGGTATAGTAGGATCCTGGATGTTAAACAAAAAACCAGGGTTCGTTATTCTATTTTTATACATCAGCCCTATCTTTGTCGTTTCTGCTGCTGTTATGGCTTTTTATTCCATTCAGCCATTATACTTACAATGCACAGCTCTAATTTATGGAATGGGACTTTATTTTTTTAGAACAGCTAACTCCATTATAGGACAAGCTTTAACAAAAAAAGAGAAACTAGCACATGTTATTTTAGCAGGAGATGCAGTAGTAAAATCAATTGCCTATGGTATTGGTGCTCTAGTACCTTCTTGTATTATGCTTCAACCTATCTGGGATATAGCCCCTCCATTTGTAGGATGTGTTTTATGTTCTCTATTCTCATTGCGTATGACAGGACCAATTGTTAAACTTTATCTAAGATCTCTTTCGAATAAAAATAGTAGTACAACGTAA